Below is a genomic region from Medicago truncatula cultivar Jemalong A17 chromosome 3, MtrunA17r5.0-ANR, whole genome shotgun sequence.
GTTCATCacttgaagatgatgaagtacTTCCCACCATCTACCTATGTTACGTTTTCTAGCGGATATTTTATCATGGTGGGGTACTATGTTAATTCATTTATGCTAATCAATCCATTTACAAGAATAAAAAAGGTAATCAATGGCCCTACATGTGAAAACTCTCTTTTTTTAACTACTCGTGCCTTACTTGCTTTTGGCAAATGCTCTGAGGAATTTGTCTTGGTTGTTTTATGCAAACGTCGTTTGCATGTCTATCAATCTCAAAATTGTGATTGGGTTACTTATTCAACAATGGGAAACTCAGGGAGGGTTGTTGACTTTGTGGTTTtgcataatataatatatgttatcactAACATGGCCTACATAGGGGTAATCAACTTGAATTCAGCAAATGTTAAATTTCTAAAGCTGAAGAGTACTCCAAATGTAAACTTTTCCTCATGCCTTAAGTTGGTAAATTGTAATGAGCAACTTTTAGTGGTTGATTTTATGCCCAAGGAAATAAGGAATGTGTACAAGATCGACTTCTCAACCATGAATTATGTGAAATTGGAAACTTTGGGCGACATTGCATTATTTTGTGGTTCGAATGGTTTGAAGAGAAATTGTTATGCATTGAGCAACCCAAACAAGTGGGGATATGAAAGCAACTCTGTGTATGTCATCAGTCTTTTATCTACAATATGTAGTGTGTATTCTGGGGATGATAAACAATTGCAAAAATGCATTACGCTTCCAGCTCCAGATGCAACAAGGTGCTTGATGGTAGATTGGTGTTTTAGACATCTACAATATGAAGTAGATTATTCTCTAGTTGAGTAATTTGCATATTGTACTTACTTGTGGTAAGCGTTGCACTAgtaactttatttttgtttggctATCACAAATAATATGTTGGTAGccatatttattaaatatattttttatggtttaaaTGTGGTACATCGATTTTGCACAACTTGCGATATAAAAATATGGCCATATATCACTTTTGTTCCTTTTAGTTTAACTTAATTCCCAAGTTAGTCTTTAAGTTTTGAAAGTTTCAATTATGtctttttagtttgacagaattctcaaataagtccttttagtttgacagaattttcaagttagtcttttaagtttcaaactaaaaggaccaagttgaaacttttgaaacggTGACGGTGAAATATAGGTTAATTACACTAGGGGTccttttaagtttgaggtttgtaacagattggtacacaagtcctttaagtttgagtttgtaacagattggtcatttaagttattttggtcacacataagtcctttaagtttgtaaaggttttcaatttagtccttctgcCACATCATTTTTTAGTAATAGAAGGACTAAATCGAAAACATTTACAAAgtgacctgctctgataccaattgtaacaccccgttttcgcaacataaaaatttcatttaaataatcagagttttccacataaacggaatgctacacttcttttcttaaaaatcataaacagaataattaactaattatccatcaaaattcaataacaaaatatttaatgcTTTGCAGTGGAATTTATTCTAACAtctaaatagtctttggcacgaagacCTTATCATAAAATATCTCATAATAATCCAgtttaaaaacatagtcataatcttcataaagtaatacgtaaggaatagaaaagcatgcaacaaagttcacatctcgttacgtatcagagcacctaaagacacacacgtgagagatagtccactcacgatagcaatctaacagcagcttaaactcgatcacctgcaagttactcatacgaagagcaacatttccaagcaaaaggggtgagatttcacattcaataataataagcatataattcatcaaaagcatttaacaacttaaacttcattaattaataacattaaatcttcttataatatttcattaataactcaatcaacttctaatcattattaacttcataacaaatataaacaacaacataatcatcatcttataataacataaggaacaacatattcatcatcttataataatataaacacaacataatcattaatattccatggtttgtcatcaacaacaacttcaacgattcaacgacgacaacgtcaacctgacaatacagttacgtgagagtacaccacctcttataatacaacaacgtaagagtacaccacctcttataaacaacaacgtaagagtacaccacctcttatagaacaacaacataagagtacactacctcttataaacaacaacgtaagagtacaccacctctcaccaaacacctgaacataaacaaTCACCAACAATAGCTTCagctacgacttcaacaacttagacaacattgacaacttaagactccaatactttggaaagtaaacttacaactttacaacttagaccaacacctgcaacttgatcaatatgcaacagcaacagaaacagtacaaacaattcacaacataacaatattaatgaagagcatcaacaacttaaacatcatatattttccacataaggcatataaatatttcacataaccaacaacatcaacataggcagcacgtaaacatctcaagatataacaacatcaaatgataatcaacatcaatttaaacatcttatataattcacataatgcatatacaaatatattacattactatcaacattaaatcatattataacagcttcacagatcatcagtaatattatattcaacctccattcctaccccaatgatcaactcataacataggttaaatactcttaaacaccttaattgaactcctagtacttctagtttttaggtttagaattattccctaagttttggattaacttagaaacggttatgctgaattttcataaaatttcactaagacatccttggagtattttcatcatatctcaaaaaccaaaaattattttcaagtcaaaccaatgTCATTGaaaagctaaaaaaattatctacaactttcatgaagacTCCCAAACCTAATTCAGAACAGAAAATTCCAGAAAAGTTGATTTTCGTATGCTCGAGAAAAGAGGACGACTGTGTTGACCcctgtgtagtaatttgatcatatctTGAGTTATATGTGCTTAAAGCCGAGTGACAGATAACATCCATATATACAACTTTTGTGAAGGCACCTTAACCCAGTTCGAAACTTAAACTTGTCAAAATGAGACAATAAAAACGCGTTTTGCACACTAACAGCAAAATCGCAGTTCAGCTGCGATTTCGCCTTTGGGGAAATCTTTTCGACTCCGTTTTCGATCCAATACTCTCCAAACATGACCCTAATCATTACCCTGTGATCACCCTATCTATCATTATAACACTAATTGTTCATCAACATACTGTATTATCCACTCTTTTTAAAACTAGAAATTCAATTCGAAATCTAAACTAGTTTTCCTTAATTCTCaactttcaatttcatcttttaattctaatCTCTCAAATTCTAAAACCTCAACCTACAACCATGTTAAATTCATCCTCAGAATCACATTCTCAGAATTATTGAAGGTTAGTcccccccttaccttagtattgatgatcggcggtctctctccctcttgttttctccatttttctctaaaaagcagtttcacgtaaaagcttttctaaacctagttttctCCTTATATCTCTCCTAAatccactttatcttatttcctctatttccactaaactcttctaaattccaaaacagccccacatctcaatatttattttattttcaaatcttattctagtaaataataaaataagtctttaaataaaatatcaacacatcacataatcatataaaatcacataaatcatcaaagtggactctaaactcaataaaataattaaataattaaagagggtgtTACAGTTTTTGTGGTGGTGATTAAGTGGTGCTTATATGGAGGGGAGGAAGAGGTGATGTGTTGTGTTTATGTGGTTCAGTGGGGGTGAATAGTGGCTGTTAGCGACGTTTCCTTGTTGATTTTATAGTGATAAGTGCTGGTGGTGGTGGTTTGTCGAGGATATAACGCCTTACTTCTATTAAAGTGATAAAACACatgaataaaacaaatattcaagaaatagaatTTACGTCGTCCAAATTCAccaaacatgcatatataaaatttctcaacagtcgcagcggatatataACATACatcttcaaaaaatatacatgtcataaaatcaatatacaTCACCATATAAAATCTTCAAATCCCGACAAGTTGGTAAAATCTCAACAACATAGATCAATCCAAAATAAAGTATAGATCGACAATCCTACATCAGAGCCTATTCTAAGACTCTAAACAGATAAACAGAGGAAGCTCCTGCTATCCTCGAGCAACTCACCAAACAAGCTAAAAGATCACTCCTACACGccgtctacccattcatacaaaCAGGTAGACGGTCAAAGACCACTGGGGGTTAGtttcacatcaatcataatcaacataaataattgaaaatataatcatcactttaAACTTCAAGCAATTTAAACCAAAAGGTAATGAACTTCAACATTATTCATCAACACAAGCAAATTGACAACCTCGTAAATAAgccaatcaccaatcacatcaACACAGAGCACAAAAGCAATTATGACTCATTCAAAATCATGATATGCGCTTAGACACGACTTCTCTATGTACACGGTACCATCAACTACGACAAAGTCGTCAACTCATTatccaacaaaaacatcatcaacGTCACCAACACGGATATAAAGTCCATCAACTTCAGCCATGTATTCAAGAATATATGACTCAAACCAAAACATATATTCAACGATGCATTcaccaacatcatcaacattatttaacatatatgcattcaccaacaatgaaggtgagaaaaacacaagaaggggggaggggttgaattgtgttggctttttcttctttttctcctaagctgaaaacactgatcagaagcagatagagttctacttctgaagtgatgttcaggactagatgcagcggataaaataGAGAGAGTGAAGAaggacacaaagcaattatacaggtctgttccacaaaccggaagtcagtcctgtcccccttgaacttccaaggagagttgactatgtaatatctgattacaattgctcactgctaaaactagcaagagacttcaaatgctcaagcacaactgcaagagacttcctatgctcctaaacacaatcaagagacttctaatgctcaagcacaactacaagagacttctaaattcaaacagaattacaagaaaaatgtttgaggttgaacacttgatttcagtggtgttcacaatacaaatcagatacaaactcttaagactctagaatttctaagatatgaactttgataagaaattctaagtgaacttttgaatgcagaacaatttcagcagaacTTTGGCActtttgaaattgttgttgagtccttATGCATTGCCATTCTCTGAGTTttttcactcctttatatagaggtgtcaaagagacgttgtgaattgttagcatatcaaaatagagtcgtttgaagctttgatcaatcaccaatgatatTTTTCCTGATATAGTTATTGTCCTataaaggatcaatttcaaatccattcccatTGTAAAGGAACATTGTAAAGGAactagtggagatagtggttgtacacttcgtaaaaatgtactttgtcaacgctatttgaagaataagcatccaatgccatcaaatcctttcaaaatagttgttgctttactcttccagtcttctgcaatgcttagacgagattaaatccattgaacaacctttgaagctttaagtcttgcatatCCTCATGAACTAgagcttctggtgatcttcagcatctgatgaacttgcttatgatgacgtcatcacttcaggagcacttttgtCTTAAGGAGCGAttctcttcagatgcttcaagattcctttttgttgattcatttgCTCTCGTTTGTTCTTCCATaacctttttaagatgtcaaatttttgtctatgatcttgtacacttgaacaaatattagcatatccaattgacaattttttaatacCTTGATATTATtaaaactctcaaagggtaatgttaaacacattttgttccaacaaagaATATCAACATCATTACAACTCAACAACTCTATACTATTTCTCACAATCCAAGTAAGGGGAAAATCCATCATactatgataaacatcatattcaacacctatCAATCATTCACACATCTTCATACAATCATATCAACTATTCATAAAGTATTTGCAAAGAATTCAGTCTTAAGAATCACTTTCGACAAGGTTCATCTATCGTTTCACAACTTTAAAACAATTGTAACATTTGAagtaaaaataagaaaacacaTTATAATGCATCAATTATGTATACTCTTAgatcacatatgagtgcagtTGAATATACATGTACGTTTCACCGGCTAAATACGAAGAAGTCATAAAAATCACAAAGTTCGtctctctttaacatttttcaCAGGAATGCCATTTTCAAAGCAAAACAAGTTAAAACTTAATGGAATCAACCACAACCATTTTTAGAAATCATAAAATCATTATGCAACCTTAACCCCAAccctttttcttaagaaaagcaTGTTTCAGAAAAATCGATGTTCTTGACGTTTTTCAAAAGTTTGAGGTATGATTCATCAAACCAAGTTCAAATCAATTCAATTGATGTTTACAGAGGTTTAAAAAGtttaattacatttaattaCATCAAAAGAATCAGCTTAGAATGGTCCAGATCGACCTATCTTGGAcaaacacttcttcttcaattactccattaagaaatgcactcttgacatccatttgatataatattatgttatgatTAACTTCATatgatagaagtaacctgattgcttccaatcttgcaattGGAGAAAATGTTTCAGTATAATTAATGCCTTCTTGCTGACTGTAACCTTGTGtaacaagtctagctttgtttaTGACTACTTCACTTTGTTCATTcaacttgtttctgaatacccattttgttccaataatgttttTCTGCTgcggtttgggtaccagatcccacacatcatttctttgaaactgattgagcttttcttgcatagctaatatccatccatcatctgaaagTGCTTCATCAACTGTAGCAGTTTCAATCACTGATAACAATCCTAtcatagactcttcttgtctgaagtgtgatcttgttcttctatgACTTTCTTTGTTTCCAATGATTTGATCCTCCGGATGTGAAGACTGGTACTTGAATGTATTCTTGGATTGAATTGCTTATTGTGAGCCATCTTGTGCTTTTGAAGTTGATTCAGCTTCTAGGGTgggttcagcttctggactatcTTCATATTCAACTATCTGATCAGGTTCTGGAGTGTCTTTAGTAACCTGTATATCTGcaaaactttcatcttgctttggagtttcacttccaggctctttgtcatcaaatttaatgtgcattgattcttcaacacactctgtacgcctttgacctttcagagtaacctaaaaagattccctTTTaggccttggcatcaaatttctttaggtaGAGCTTgttatttagaatgtaacaggtatatccaaattgatgaaagaggtattgggtcttcttcctttaaagatttcatatgttgttttctccAAGATAGGTCTGATATACATAAACAAGCTAAGGGTGTGCAACTATGGTTGGGCTTGTTTTTTGAACATTTCAATCATCTGCTTCAACATCTTGCTTGTCTCTTCTTGTTGTTGCTTCACTTCTTGTTTAAAAGCGTCATtgcttttaagaaaaaatttcgCCATGATTCTGGCTTCTCCCAATTTAGCTTCTGTGGATGACTTGTATTCAAGCAAAAGTAGCTTATGATCCATGATTTCTTTCTTCAACTTCTTgttttctctttccaaatcaGCATTTCTTTGCACTAATTCCAAACTTGTAGAAGCTGATTTGAAGTTGATCTTGTTTAACCAAGTTAAATCCAATTCCTTGGGATGCACACCAGTAGGAATGAAATCAGTAGCATTCCTTTCTCTTAAGCATAAAGAATTTTGCACCCAAGTTCTTAGAACTTTAACTTTTTCTAAGTTGTTATCAACCCCTTTTAGCCAATCTTGAAGCTTCCTTTGAGCAGTGTCTTGAGCATCGATACAAGTTCTCTAAAGCTCACTCAAGACAAAGTCTACTCTATCTTTCAACCTTTTCCATTGCTTCTCACAGCTGTCTTTGTGCACCAGATTAGTCGTTGCTTGTATCAGGTTGTTTAGCTCCTAAAATAAGTTCTCACACACATCTGCTAAAATTATAGAATCTAgaaactgtaacaccccgtttttcccaacttaaaaatttcaaacatattatcagagtaaaacatcacataaacgggatatcac
It encodes:
- the LOC25488899 gene encoding uncharacterized protein, with product MKKVEENNELPSDVLDIIFKTLDFDDHFQFADVCKNWRTFHESCWRNFLASQEPLLLQISYHDWESYSFISVPDQKVHHLKMMKYFPPSTYVTFSSGYFIMVGYYVNSFMLINPFTRIKKVINGPTCENSLFLTTRALLAFGKCSEEFVLVVLCKRRLHVYQSQNCDWVTYSTMGNSGRVVDFVVLHNIIYVITNMAYIGVINLNSANVKFLKLKSTPNVNFSSCLKLVNCNEQLLVVDFMPKEIRNVYKIDFSTMNYVKLETLGDIALFCGSNGLKRNCYALSNPNKWGYESNSVYVISLLSTICSVYSGDDKQLQKCITLPAPDATRCLMVDWCFRHLQYEVDYSLVE